The proteins below come from a single Asanoa ferruginea genomic window:
- a CDS encoding RidA family protein, translating to MSERIERRLAELGLRLPEPMKLPAGATLPFPWVRVHGDRAFVSGHGPLLPDGTVAGPFGKVGDQVTPEQAYQAARLTGLAVLASLRTALGDLDRVTAWLRVFGMVNAAPGFTNTPMVVNGFSDLILEVWGPDTGSHSRSAVGLAELPFGIPVEIEAEVAIAA from the coding sequence GTGAGCGAACGGATCGAGCGTCGACTGGCCGAACTCGGGTTGCGGCTGCCGGAACCCATGAAGCTGCCGGCCGGTGCGACCCTGCCGTTTCCGTGGGTGCGGGTGCACGGCGACCGGGCCTTCGTTTCCGGGCACGGCCCGCTGCTGCCCGACGGAACCGTGGCCGGCCCGTTCGGCAAGGTCGGCGACCAGGTGACGCCCGAGCAGGCCTACCAGGCCGCCCGGCTGACCGGGTTGGCCGTGCTGGCCAGCCTGCGCACTGCGCTCGGCGATCTCGACCGGGTGACCGCCTGGCTGCGGGTCTTCGGGATGGTCAACGCGGCGCCGGGCTTCACCAACACGCCGATGGTCGTCAACGGCTTCTCCGACCTCATCCTCGAGGTGTGGGGCCCGGATACCGGCAGCCACTCCCGCTCGGCGGTGGGGCTCGCCGAGTTGCCGTTCGGCATACCTGTGGAGATCGAAGCCGAGGTGGCGATCGCCGCGTAG
- a CDS encoding S8/S53 family peptidase translates to MTRNPGAATVPEVIDRTLAPLVPAKDFKAIVGVIDAGVISIDGPHPRISACLDRVSLIDDNLDRLPEPGLSLSPADGHGTFVVGRILQETDDALVMSRRGLDLGSRDADAVVADWLDSFTVLDPSVRPQVVNLSFYGDEFEPPAGIGRALLGLLDAAPDVVVVTSAGNRWTDVPPWPAAFHRDLERHRERVVAVGAVDTSILRPLGVSDPPRASFSNSWPGIQLWAPGVRVVGPYARATEDGFEFCSAIWSGTSFAAATVTGVLARGVAAGGKAPDVLADLVSNGPVVLASDTTW, encoded by the coding sequence ATGACCCGCAACCCTGGCGCGGCGACCGTGCCCGAGGTGATCGACCGGACCCTGGCGCCGCTCGTCCCGGCCAAGGACTTCAAGGCCATCGTCGGCGTCATCGACGCCGGCGTGATCAGCATCGACGGGCCGCACCCGCGGATCTCGGCCTGCCTCGACCGGGTCTCGTTGATCGACGACAACCTCGACCGCCTGCCCGAGCCCGGCCTGTCGCTGAGCCCGGCCGACGGGCACGGCACGTTCGTCGTGGGCCGCATCCTCCAGGAGACCGATGACGCCCTGGTCATGTCGCGGCGGGGCCTCGACCTCGGCAGCCGCGACGCCGACGCGGTGGTGGCGGACTGGCTGGACTCCTTCACGGTGCTCGACCCGTCGGTGCGCCCGCAGGTCGTCAACCTCTCCTTCTACGGCGACGAGTTCGAGCCGCCGGCCGGCATCGGCCGGGCCCTGCTCGGGTTGCTCGACGCCGCACCAGACGTCGTCGTGGTCACCAGCGCGGGCAACCGGTGGACCGACGTGCCGCCGTGGCCGGCCGCGTTCCACCGTGACCTCGAACGGCATCGGGAGCGGGTGGTGGCGGTCGGTGCCGTCGACACCTCGATCCTGCGGCCCCTCGGCGTGTCCGACCCACCCCGGGCGTCGTTCAGCAACAGCTGGCCCGGCATCCAGCTCTGGGCACCGGGCGTCCGCGTCGTCGGCCCCTACGCGCGCGCCACAGAGGATGGTTTCGAGTTCTGCAGCGCCATCTGGAGCGGCACGTCGTTCGCGGCCGCGACGGTGACCGGCGTCCTGGCCCGCGGCGTCGCGGCGGGTGGAAAAGCACCCGACGTGCTGGCCGACCTGGTCTCCAACGGGCCGGTCGTGCTCGCGTCGGACACGACCTGGTAG
- a CDS encoding CHAT domain-containing protein produces MTDQAVRAALAAVDVAYTEPVRARRLAARAVADAGDDPEPVAIAERALGMARTATGDLDAAEAHFRAAIAHADRAGLRFRAGEARGSIAYVLALTGRSAEALREIDLAEPALHGVPHARLLMQRALVHTEAGRFAAAADGYGAALAALARAGGDAVLEGDIRNNRSTARIRLRDWPGAEDDLARAEAAYDAAGHLGKTAPIYHNRGLAAAARGDVPAALAAFDEAADRYRRSGRDPNQLPADRAEVLLSVLLVSEARRAAEDAVVHYAAQRNAIDLVQARVVLARAALLSGDRHTAVAEALLAKRAAQRQQRPAWAALAGYLAFRAAPATPDIRAGRRVAVALVAAGWLVEAVDARLVVARAALDQGRPAVARRELAAVRGLTAGVAGRHRTAELRARVHHAQALLHLAEGDPAGAERSLRAGLRALDEFRANLGATELRVHASGHGGELADLGVRLAFARGDARAVLGWTERSRARAAVLPPARPSDDDAFARDLAELRQAVADHAAAVAGGDDPAPLLRRQATLEDSVRRRARRAGGTTWIGTHEPVRLSALRAALGPATLVEYLALDGVLHAAVVTGGRVTLHRLGAVAEAENHLAALRHGLRRLAHSSRTAAAAATLVEHKAKQLDALLLHPLRLDGPLVIVPTGTLHALPWPALPSLTGRPVCVAPSATLWHRAATAAPAATAGPAVFVAGPGLPHATAEVTALARATPGARRFTRQSSDVESVLGALDGAGLAHLAAHGSFRADNPLFSALRLIDGPLTVYDLERLRRPPRHVVLSACDSGLQAIRPGDELLGLAAALLGMGATSLVAAVVPVPDEATRPLMLRMHRHLRAGARPAEALARAQQELVPGDPAAVGFVCYGAG; encoded by the coding sequence ATGACCGATCAGGCAGTCCGGGCCGCACTCGCGGCGGTCGACGTGGCCTACACCGAGCCGGTGCGGGCCCGGCGGCTCGCTGCCCGCGCGGTGGCCGACGCCGGCGACGACCCCGAGCCGGTCGCCATCGCCGAACGCGCGCTCGGGATGGCCCGCACCGCCACCGGCGACCTCGACGCCGCCGAGGCCCACTTCCGCGCGGCGATCGCCCACGCCGACCGGGCCGGCCTGCGTTTCCGGGCCGGCGAGGCGCGCGGCTCGATCGCCTACGTCCTGGCCCTGACCGGCCGCTCCGCCGAGGCACTGCGCGAGATCGACCTGGCCGAGCCGGCCCTGCACGGCGTGCCGCACGCCCGGCTGCTGATGCAACGGGCCCTCGTGCACACCGAGGCGGGCCGGTTCGCCGCCGCCGCTGACGGCTACGGCGCGGCGCTCGCCGCCCTCGCGCGGGCCGGCGGCGACGCGGTGCTGGAGGGCGACATCCGCAACAACCGCAGCACCGCCCGGATCCGGCTGCGCGACTGGCCGGGCGCGGAAGACGATCTCGCCCGGGCGGAGGCGGCCTACGACGCGGCCGGCCATCTCGGCAAGACCGCTCCGATCTACCACAACCGCGGGCTCGCCGCGGCGGCCCGCGGTGACGTGCCGGCGGCGCTCGCGGCGTTCGACGAGGCGGCCGACCGTTACCGCCGCTCCGGCCGCGACCCCAACCAGCTTCCCGCCGACCGGGCCGAGGTGCTGCTGTCGGTGCTGCTGGTGTCGGAGGCCCGCCGCGCCGCCGAAGACGCCGTCGTCCACTATGCCGCCCAGCGCAACGCGATCGACCTGGTGCAGGCCCGCGTCGTGCTGGCCCGGGCGGCGCTGCTGTCCGGCGACCGGCACACCGCGGTGGCCGAGGCGCTGCTGGCGAAGCGCGCCGCCCAGCGGCAGCAACGCCCGGCCTGGGCCGCCCTGGCCGGCTACCTGGCGTTCCGGGCCGCACCGGCCACTCCGGACATCCGGGCGGGCCGCCGGGTGGCGGTGGCGCTCGTCGCCGCCGGCTGGCTGGTCGAGGCCGTCGACGCGCGCCTGGTGGTCGCGCGGGCCGCCCTCGACCAGGGCCGGCCGGCGGTCGCGCGGCGCGAGTTGGCAGCCGTGCGCGGCCTCACCGCGGGCGTGGCCGGCCGGCACCGCACCGCCGAGTTGCGCGCCCGCGTCCACCACGCGCAGGCGTTGCTGCACCTGGCCGAGGGCGACCCGGCCGGCGCCGAACGCTCGTTGCGCGCGGGGCTGCGGGCGCTCGACGAGTTCCGGGCCAACCTCGGGGCGACCGAGTTGCGCGTGCACGCCTCCGGGCACGGCGGGGAGTTGGCAGACCTGGGCGTCCGGCTCGCTTTCGCGCGCGGCGACGCCAGGGCGGTGCTCGGCTGGACCGAACGCTCCCGCGCCCGCGCGGCCGTGCTCCCCCCGGCCCGCCCGTCCGACGACGACGCCTTCGCCCGCGACCTGGCCGAACTGCGGCAGGCGGTGGCCGACCACGCGGCCGCCGTGGCCGGCGGCGACGACCCCGCGCCGCTGCTCCGCCGCCAGGCCACGTTGGAGGATTCGGTGCGGCGGCGGGCCCGGCGGGCCGGCGGCACGACCTGGATCGGCACCCACGAGCCGGTCCGGCTGTCGGCCCTGCGCGCGGCCCTGGGCCCGGCGACGCTGGTGGAATACCTGGCCCTCGACGGCGTCCTGCACGCGGCCGTGGTCACCGGCGGCCGGGTGACGCTGCACCGGCTGGGCGCGGTCGCCGAGGCCGAAAACCATCTCGCGGCGCTGCGGCACGGGCTGCGCCGCCTCGCGCACTCCAGCCGGACCGCCGCGGCCGCCGCCACCCTCGTCGAGCACAAGGCCAAGCAGCTCGACGCGCTGCTGTTGCATCCGTTGCGGCTCGACGGCCCGCTGGTCATCGTGCCCACCGGCACGCTGCACGCCCTGCCGTGGCCGGCCCTGCCGTCGTTGACCGGTCGCCCGGTCTGCGTCGCGCCGTCGGCCACCCTCTGGCACCGCGCGGCGACCGCTGCGCCCGCCGCGACAGCGGGGCCGGCGGTGTTCGTGGCCGGTCCGGGCCTGCCGCACGCGACGGCCGAGGTGACCGCCCTCGCGCGGGCCACACCGGGCGCGCGGCGGTTCACCCGGCAGTCCTCCGATGTGGAGTCGGTGCTCGGGGCGCTCGACGGTGCCGGGCTGGCGCACCTGGCCGCACATGGGTCGTTCCGCGCCGACAACCCGCTGTTCTCGGCACTGCGCCTGATCGACGGACCATTGACGGTGTACGACCTGGAGCGGCTGCGCCGCCCACCGCGGCACGTCGTGCTGTCCGCCTGCGACTCGGGCCTACAGGCGATCCGGCCCGGCGACGAGCTGCTCGGCCTGGCGGCGGCGCTGCTCGGGATGGGCGCCACGTCGCTGGTCGCGGCCGTCGTGCCGGTCCCCGACGAGGCGACCCGGCCGTTGATGCTGCGGATGCACCGCCACCTGCGGGCCGGCGCCAGACCGGCCGAGGCCCTGGCGCGCGCGCAGCAGGAACTCGTCCCGGGCGACCCGGCCGCGGTCGGCTTCGTCTGCTACGGCGCGGGTTAG
- a CDS encoding GNAT family N-acetyltransferase, with translation MASELKTERLTLRPWRVDDADSALPVYGASNVARWLSPAMDTVADADAMRLVLQQWIGEDARLTSPAGRWAIEQTDDHRLVGGAVLLPLPPRGEDLEMGWQLHPDVWGRGYAVEAGRAVARWAFDEGYDEILAVARPANSRAQATARRIGMEWVGETEKYYDLRLQVFRLRPADLA, from the coding sequence GTGGCGAGTGAGTTGAAGACCGAACGCCTGACCCTGCGACCGTGGCGGGTCGACGACGCCGATTCCGCGCTGCCCGTCTATGGCGCGTCGAATGTCGCCCGGTGGCTGAGCCCGGCCATGGACACCGTCGCCGATGCCGACGCGATGCGGCTGGTCCTCCAGCAGTGGATCGGCGAGGACGCGCGGTTGACCTCGCCCGCCGGTCGGTGGGCGATCGAGCAGACCGACGATCATCGCCTGGTCGGCGGGGCCGTGCTGCTGCCGCTGCCGCCCCGCGGCGAAGACCTCGAGATGGGTTGGCAGTTGCACCCCGACGTCTGGGGCCGGGGGTACGCCGTCGAAGCGGGACGTGCGGTCGCCCGCTGGGCGTTCGACGAGGGATACGACGAGATCCTCGCGGTCGCCCGGCCGGCGAACAGCCGTGCGCAGGCGACCGCCCGCCGCATAGGCATGGAGTGGGTCGGCGAAACCGAGAAGTATTACGACCTGCGCCTCCAGGTCTTCCGGTTGCGGCCGGCCGACCTGGCCTAA
- a CDS encoding FAD-dependent monooxygenase, which produces MTNDVVIVGAGPTGLVLASELALAGVHPIVLERLPEPTGLSKALALVGRSVDLLERRGLLERFPAVGPPVFAHFSMLPLDLAVVGDLGVRGIFLPQAQTEEILLARALELGVEIRRGQAVDGLEQDPDGVTLTVHGQPVRARYVVGCDGGSSTVRKLAGIGFPGIAPARLLRLADFTVPAGVAGEGHLDLPTGERLPYFISGVVPLRDGYFRVITNEPYPAGFDRDAPMTVEELQGSVQRATGVRLPITGTRWMSRFTDATRQADRYRAGRVLLAGDAAHIHLPAGGPGLNTGLLDAFNLGWKLAAELHGWAPEGLLDSYHTERHAEGARVLLHTRAQGALALPDERVASLRTVFAELLQDAATTRRLAGLLYSLDTRYDMGGGQTHPLVGRWSPEIDATHTAKPMLFGAKCPGWEDRVVTVPTGDPEAMLIRPDGYVAWAGSPDDGALEPALRRWFGRPSA; this is translated from the coding sequence ATGACCAACGACGTGGTGATCGTCGGGGCCGGGCCCACCGGCCTGGTGCTGGCCAGCGAGCTCGCCCTGGCCGGCGTACACCCGATTGTTCTGGAACGCCTGCCCGAACCCACCGGCCTGTCGAAGGCCCTCGCGCTGGTCGGGCGTTCGGTCGACCTGCTCGAACGGCGCGGCCTCCTGGAGCGGTTCCCGGCCGTGGGCCCTCCGGTCTTCGCCCACTTCTCCATGCTGCCGCTCGACCTCGCGGTCGTCGGCGACCTCGGCGTACGCGGGATCTTCCTGCCCCAGGCGCAGACCGAGGAGATCCTGCTGGCCCGGGCTCTCGAACTCGGCGTGGAGATTCGCCGCGGCCAGGCAGTTGACGGCCTGGAGCAGGACCCGGACGGCGTGACGCTCACCGTGCACGGTCAGCCCGTGCGGGCCAGATACGTGGTCGGCTGCGATGGCGGGTCCAGCACGGTGCGCAAGCTGGCTGGCATCGGCTTCCCGGGCATCGCACCCGCACGCCTGCTGCGCCTGGCCGACTTCACCGTGCCGGCGGGCGTGGCCGGCGAGGGCCACCTCGACCTGCCAACGGGCGAGCGGCTGCCCTACTTCATCAGCGGCGTCGTCCCGCTGCGCGACGGATACTTCCGGGTGATCACCAACGAGCCCTATCCGGCCGGCTTCGATCGCGACGCGCCGATGACCGTGGAAGAGCTACAGGGCAGCGTCCAGCGGGCGACCGGCGTGCGACTGCCGATCACCGGCACCCGCTGGATGTCGCGGTTCACCGACGCGACCCGGCAGGCCGACCGTTATCGCGCGGGCCGGGTGCTGCTCGCCGGCGACGCGGCACACATCCACCTGCCGGCCGGCGGGCCCGGGCTCAACACCGGCCTGTTGGACGCCTTCAACCTCGGTTGGAAGCTGGCCGCCGAGCTACACGGCTGGGCGCCGGAGGGCCTGCTGGACAGCTATCACACCGAGCGGCACGCCGAGGGTGCCCGGGTGCTGCTGCACACCCGGGCCCAGGGCGCCCTCGCGCTGCCGGACGAGCGGGTCGCCTCGCTCCGCACGGTTTTCGCTGAGTTGCTCCAGGACGCCGCGACGACCCGCCGCCTCGCCGGACTGCTCTACTCCCTGGACACCCGCTACGACATGGGCGGTGGCCAGACGCACCCGCTGGTCGGTCGCTGGTCACCGGAGATCGATGCGACACACACCGCCAAGCCGATGCTCTTTGGGGCCAAGTGTCCGGGCTGGGAAGACCGCGTGGTCACCGTCCCGACGGGCGACCCAGAAGCAATGCTGATCCGCCCGGACGGGTACGTCGCGTGGGCGGGCTCACCCGATGACGGCGCCTTGGAGCCCGCTCTGCGGCGGTGGTTCGGCCGGCCGTCGGCCTAG
- a CDS encoding TetR/AcrR family transcriptional regulator: MTEQGLRERKKQATRAALIEAARRLGAELGPDNVRMEDIAAAAGVSARTVSNYFASKAEIILAVGAGRAAQFAAALLARPPAEPIWAALREVSIAQFAGATDITRANVAASAAAPDLHRAVEPVVAAAIAQRTGTDPERDLYPRLVAGALIAATRVAVGFWLTSDDPAPSLADLVGAAVQQVAAGLPDPRGGDVR; the protein is encoded by the coding sequence ATGACCGAGCAGGGACTGCGGGAGCGCAAGAAGCAGGCGACCCGGGCCGCACTCATCGAAGCCGCCCGCCGGCTCGGCGCCGAGCTGGGCCCCGACAACGTGCGGATGGAAGACATCGCCGCGGCGGCCGGCGTCTCCGCGCGGACGGTCAGCAACTACTTCGCGTCGAAGGCGGAGATCATCCTCGCGGTCGGCGCCGGCCGGGCGGCCCAGTTCGCGGCGGCCCTGCTGGCCCGGCCGCCCGCGGAGCCCATCTGGGCGGCCCTGCGCGAGGTGTCGATCGCCCAGTTCGCGGGCGCCACCGACATCACCCGCGCGAACGTGGCCGCCTCGGCCGCGGCTCCCGACCTGCACCGTGCCGTCGAGCCGGTGGTGGCGGCCGCGATCGCGCAGCGGACCGGCACCGATCCGGAACGCGACCTCTATCCGCGGCTGGTCGCCGGCGCGCTGATCGCCGCGACCCGCGTGGCCGTCGGCTTCTGGCTCACCAGCGACGATCCTGCGCCCAGCCTGGCCGACCTGGTCGGCGCTGCCGTCCAGCAGGTGGCAGCGGGCCTACCCGACCCTCGAGGGGGAGATGTGCGATGA
- a CDS encoding TetR/AcrR family transcriptional regulator: MTATRRHGKELVSAIHEAVLAEVAEHGYAGTTYEGVATRAGTSKPVLYRRWPSKARMVLDAFLEARPGLTVPRDTGSLSGDLKAFLRNAQSMMERAGRQTLLSLLAELDPSAGEAVRELLFARGADILGPLLDRARRRGELGDAPLPLGIAAPALDLVRHEVLIVGALTDAKLDIIVDEIAVPLLTARSRAH; this comes from the coding sequence ATGACGGCGACCCGCAGGCACGGCAAGGAACTTGTCAGCGCAATCCACGAGGCGGTCCTCGCGGAGGTCGCCGAGCACGGCTACGCCGGCACCACCTACGAGGGGGTCGCGACCCGGGCGGGAACCAGCAAACCCGTCCTCTACCGGCGCTGGCCCAGCAAGGCCCGCATGGTCCTGGACGCCTTTCTCGAGGCCCGGCCCGGCCTGACGGTCCCGCGCGACACCGGAAGCCTGTCCGGTGACCTCAAGGCCTTCCTGCGCAACGCACAGTCCATGATGGAGCGTGCCGGCCGGCAGACGCTGCTGAGCCTGCTGGCCGAGCTCGACCCGTCCGCGGGCGAGGCCGTCCGCGAACTGCTGTTCGCCCGCGGAGCCGACATCCTCGGACCGCTGCTCGACCGGGCCCGGCGGCGCGGCGAACTCGGCGACGCCCCGTTGCCGCTCGGCATCGCCGCGCCGGCCCTGGATCTGGTGCGGCACGAGGTGCTCATCGTCGGTGCGCTGACCGACGCGAAGCTCGACATCATCGTCGACGAGATCGCGGTGCCCTTGCTCACTGCCCGCAGCCGGGCACACTGA
- a CDS encoding alpha-L-fucosidase — MRSTLRIGLSLLLALAATAVIPAGPVAAAQGDNYAVDDALSGSRTRWFDEARFGMFIHFGTYSAWRGQYGTCRGAEWIKRECNIPWSEYEAKAATFNPASFDANAIVQLAKQAGQKYIVITAKHHDGFAMWPTKVNRWNLRDQSGFSRDLLRELKDAATANGIKLGFYYSIWDWHEPDFTANFPAYVTKMKAQLQELVTNYDPALLWFDGEWTETNPTNPWSEQNGEDLERYVRSISPQIVTNNRIGKRRPVDGDYGTPEQALAGSPPSAQLQETCLTINNTWGYAAWDTSFKSPTELVRDLAQLTSNGANLLLNIGPTDTGAVTAGQSGALNGMGTWMTANGTAISGAGYTGLVSQPAWGRVTRKGNKLYLVVNNWASTLHLSRLSPFMVTGARVLGSASAVTVRAAGDGYDFLPSGGATNAIATVIEADITPPAPATVGTGSGLKAEFWNNTTFTGTPAVTRTDPTVNYAWKFSGSPAPSIGTDNFASRWTGSIEPRYSERYTFTTVSDDTVRLWIDGQLVIDHATPHGPAVDQGSVTLTAGRHDIRLEQTEQGGEAYLKLIWSSPNTPVQIVPRTQLYPSGGSAVRLNDSVATYSSGWSVSSGRGLGDYNDDVHYTTTNGGSFSYTFTGTGIDYLSERYSDQGLVDVYVDNVLRATVDTTSATRQTQQVIYSVRGLSSGSHTLRGVKRSGTYLLVDRFDVIP, encoded by the coding sequence ATGCGGTCAACGCTCCGGATCGGTCTGTCGTTGCTCCTCGCGCTGGCGGCGACGGCCGTCATCCCGGCGGGGCCGGTCGCCGCCGCGCAGGGGGACAACTACGCGGTCGACGACGCGCTGAGCGGGTCGCGCACCCGCTGGTTCGACGAGGCGCGGTTCGGCATGTTCATCCACTTCGGCACCTACTCCGCGTGGCGCGGCCAATACGGCACCTGCCGCGGCGCCGAGTGGATCAAGCGGGAGTGCAACATCCCGTGGAGCGAATACGAGGCCAAGGCCGCCACCTTCAACCCCGCCTCGTTCGACGCCAACGCGATCGTGCAGCTCGCCAAGCAGGCCGGCCAGAAATACATCGTCATCACGGCCAAGCACCACGACGGCTTTGCCATGTGGCCGACCAAGGTCAACCGGTGGAACCTGCGCGACCAGTCGGGCTTCTCCCGCGACCTCCTGCGCGAGCTCAAGGACGCCGCGACCGCCAACGGCATCAAACTCGGCTTCTACTACTCGATCTGGGACTGGCACGAGCCCGATTTCACGGCCAACTTCCCGGCCTACGTCACCAAGATGAAGGCGCAGCTCCAGGAATTGGTGACCAACTACGATCCCGCGCTGCTGTGGTTCGACGGCGAATGGACCGAGACCAACCCCACCAACCCGTGGTCGGAGCAGAACGGCGAAGACCTGGAGCGCTACGTCCGCAGCATCTCGCCGCAGATCGTGACCAACAACCGGATCGGCAAGCGTCGCCCCGTCGACGGCGACTACGGCACCCCTGAGCAGGCCCTCGCCGGGTCACCGCCGTCGGCGCAACTTCAGGAGACGTGCCTGACCATCAACAACACCTGGGGGTACGCGGCCTGGGACACCAGTTTCAAGTCGCCGACCGAACTGGTGCGCGACCTGGCCCAGTTGACCAGCAACGGCGCCAACCTCCTGCTCAACATCGGCCCCACCGACACCGGAGCGGTCACGGCCGGGCAGTCCGGCGCGCTGAACGGCATGGGCACCTGGATGACCGCCAACGGCACCGCCATCTCCGGCGCGGGCTACACGGGACTGGTCAGCCAGCCCGCCTGGGGCCGGGTCACCCGCAAGGGCAACAAGCTCTATCTGGTCGTCAACAACTGGGCCAGCACCCTGCACCTCAGCCGGCTGTCGCCCTTCATGGTCACCGGCGCCCGGGTGCTCGGCAGCGCGTCAGCGGTGACGGTGCGCGCCGCTGGCGACGGCTACGACTTCCTGCCCAGCGGTGGCGCCACCAACGCGATCGCCACCGTCATCGAGGCCGACATCACCCCGCCCGCACCGGCCACGGTCGGCACCGGTTCAGGGCTCAAGGCCGAGTTCTGGAACAACACCACCTTCACGGGTACGCCTGCCGTCACCCGCACGGACCCGACCGTCAACTACGCCTGGAAGTTCAGCGGCTCGCCGGCCCCGTCGATCGGCACCGACAACTTCGCCAGCCGCTGGACCGGCTCCATCGAGCCGCGCTACTCCGAGCGCTACACGTTCACCACCGTCTCCGATGACACGGTCCGGCTGTGGATCGACGGGCAACTCGTCATCGACCACGCGACGCCACACGGTCCGGCCGTCGACCAGGGCAGCGTGACCCTGACGGCCGGCCGCCACGACATCCGGCTCGAACAGACCGAGCAGGGCGGCGAGGCCTATCTGAAGCTCATCTGGAGCAGCCCCAACACGCCCGTCCAGATCGTGCCCCGCACGCAGCTCTATCCGTCGGGCGGCTCGGCGGTGCGGTTGAACGACAGCGTGGCCACCTACAGCAGCGGCTGGTCGGTCAGCAGCGGCCGCGGCCTCGGTGACTACAACGACGACGTGCACTACACGACCACCAACGGTGGCTCGTTCAGCTACACGTTCACCGGGACGGGCATCGACTATTTGTCGGAGCGCTATTCCGACCAGGGCCTGGTCGACGTCTACGTCGACAACGTCCTGCGGGCCACAGTGGACACCACCAGCGCCACCCGCCAGACCCAACAGGTCATCTACTCGGTCCGCGGCCTGTCCTCGGGTTCGCACACGCTGCGCGGCGTCAAGCGATCGGGCACCTACCTGCTCGTCGACCGCTTCGACGTCATCCCGTAG
- a CDS encoding DivIVA domain-containing protein, translating to MPLTPADVHNMAFKKTSIGKRGYDEEEVDAFLDDLEQALVGLIEENHQLRGRVARGGPAADQRPSADPRMSAELDMLSAQLDRVRHDKAMAEQAAHEMRGQLEQSRTRNGAMAADDQVSRVLTMAERTADQHLGDARREANALLADARSTAQRITEEALASSEALERDARKRHQEAIADIAASRDALLQEISDLDSLERQYRAALGTHVVSQLQQLEGRAKD from the coding sequence ATGCCGCTCACCCCCGCCGACGTCCACAACATGGCCTTCAAGAAGACCTCGATCGGCAAACGGGGTTACGACGAGGAAGAAGTCGACGCCTTCCTGGACGACCTCGAGCAGGCCCTGGTCGGGCTGATCGAGGAGAACCACCAGCTCCGTGGCCGGGTCGCGCGCGGCGGTCCCGCCGCCGACCAGCGGCCGTCCGCCGACCCGCGGATGTCTGCCGAGCTGGACATGCTCTCCGCGCAGCTCGACCGCGTCCGGCACGACAAGGCGATGGCCGAGCAGGCCGCCCACGAGATGCGGGGTCAGCTCGAGCAGTCGCGCACCCGCAACGGCGCCATGGCGGCCGACGACCAGGTGTCGCGGGTGCTGACGATGGCCGAGCGCACCGCCGACCAGCACCTCGGCGATGCCCGCCGCGAGGCCAACGCCCTGCTGGCCGACGCCCGCTCGACCGCGCAGCGGATCACCGAGGAGGCGCTGGCCAGCTCCGAAGCGCTCGAACGCGACGCTCGCAAGCGACACCAGGAAGCGATCGCCGACATCGCCGCCAGCCGCGACGCGCTGCTTCAGGAGATCAGCGATCTCGACTCGTTGGAGCGCCAATACCGGGCCGCGCTCGGGACGCACGTGGTGAGCCAGCTCCAGCAGCTGGAGGGGCGCGCGAAGGATTAG
- a CDS encoding hemerythrin domain-containing protein, protein MKPGRNPLFDELKSVHAMLRRDLATVRKLADAAAGGAPARDVRSGLTKLKSNGPLFQLRVNCLSYCQTVHGHHHNEDEGLFPAVVRAAPHLRGTVAKLKADHRLVADLLDQVEGAARQLGGNDMAPRRKLVEALRALSDHLLEHLAFEEAELKPVLATWTRWPGRR, encoded by the coding sequence ATGAAACCCGGGCGTAACCCCCTCTTCGACGAGCTGAAGTCCGTGCACGCCATGCTCCGGCGCGACCTCGCGACGGTCCGGAAGCTGGCCGACGCCGCGGCCGGCGGCGCACCGGCCCGCGACGTGCGGTCGGGCCTGACCAAGCTGAAGTCCAACGGGCCGCTGTTCCAGTTGCGGGTCAACTGCCTGAGCTACTGCCAAACGGTGCACGGCCACCACCACAACGAGGACGAGGGCCTGTTCCCGGCGGTCGTGCGGGCGGCGCCCCACCTGCGCGGGACGGTGGCGAAGCTCAAGGCCGACCACCGCCTGGTAGCCGACCTGCTAGACCAGGTCGAGGGCGCCGCACGCCAACTCGGCGGCAACGATATGGCGCCGAGGCGCAAGCTGGTCGAGGCGTTGCGGGCGCTGTCAGACCACCTACTCGAACACCTGGCGTTCGAGGAAGCCGAACTCAAACCGGTGCTGGCCACCTGGACGCGCTGGCCCGGCCGCCGCTGA